In Falco naumanni isolate bFalNau1 chromosome 16, bFalNau1.pat, whole genome shotgun sequence, a single window of DNA contains:
- the LOC121098320 gene encoding complement receptor type 1-like isoform X3 — protein MGLGLLFLTVLVMLVFCEDPEAPICLGGCKGKHKELKRSQCGNGSCCWLGYKSFCRVNCGRPEADFNSVVYGNDWWVGSVVRYRCRPGFLLLGDPASACQSDGRWTPKPTCLRICLRGRIEINERDITGTCSSSCSTQAHLGAFLNRGCIKISACVTKHSGWARWFLRCNICECDCHVPCGESQ, from the exons ATGGGACTGggcctcctcttcctcaccgTGCTGGTCATGCTGGTCTTCTGCGAGGACCCGGAAG CGCCCATCTGCTTGGGGGGCTGCAAGGGGAAGCACAAGGAGCTGAAGAGGAGCCAGTGTGGgaatggcagctgctgctggctgggctaCAAGTCCTTCTGCAGAG tgaACTGCGGGCGACCCGAAGCGGACTTCAACTCGGTGGTGTACGGCAACGACTGGTGGGTCGGCTCAGTGGTGCGGTACCGCTGCCGGCCCGggttcctgctgctgggggacccAGCCAGCGCCTGCCAGTCCGACGGCCGCTGGACCCCCAAGCCCACCTGCCTCC GGATCTGCCTGCGAGGTCGGATTGAGATCAACGAGCGGGACATTACCGGGACGTGCTCTTCATCTTGCAGCACCCAGGCCCACCTGGGAGCCTTCCTCAACCGTGGCTGCATCAAGATCTCGGCCTGTGTCACCAAGCACTCGGGCTGGGCACGCTGGTTCCTGCGCTGCAACATCTGCGAGTGCGACTGCCACGTCCCATGCGGTGAGTCCCAGTAG
- the LOC121098320 gene encoding CUB and sushi domain-containing protein 3-like isoform X1 has protein sequence MGLGLLFLTVLVMLVFCEDPEGDLDTYWSGTAPICLGGCKGKHKELKRSQCGNGSCCWLGYKSFCRVNCGRPEADFNSVVYGNDWWVGSVVRYRCRPGFLLLGDPASACQSDGRWTPKPTCLRICLRGRIEINERDITGTCSSSCSTQAHLGAFLNRGCIKISACVTKHSGWARWFLRCNICECDCHVPCGESQ, from the exons ATGGGACTGggcctcctcttcctcaccgTGCTGGTCATGCTGGTCTTCTGCGAGGACCCGGAAG GAGACCTGGATACTTACTGGTCTGGCACAGCGCCCATCTGCTTGGGGGGCTGCAAGGGGAAGCACAAGGAGCTGAAGAGGAGCCAGTGTGGgaatggcagctgctgctggctgggctaCAAGTCCTTCTGCAGAG tgaACTGCGGGCGACCCGAAGCGGACTTCAACTCGGTGGTGTACGGCAACGACTGGTGGGTCGGCTCAGTGGTGCGGTACCGCTGCCGGCCCGggttcctgctgctgggggacccAGCCAGCGCCTGCCAGTCCGACGGCCGCTGGACCCCCAAGCCCACCTGCCTCC GGATCTGCCTGCGAGGTCGGATTGAGATCAACGAGCGGGACATTACCGGGACGTGCTCTTCATCTTGCAGCACCCAGGCCCACCTGGGAGCCTTCCTCAACCGTGGCTGCATCAAGATCTCGGCCTGTGTCACCAAGCACTCGGGCTGGGCACGCTGGTTCCTGCGCTGCAACATCTGCGAGTGCGACTGCCACGTCCCATGCGGTGAGTCCCAGTAG
- the LOC121098320 gene encoding CUB and sushi domain-containing protein 3-like isoform X2, with protein sequence MGLGLLFLTVLVMLVFCEDPEGDLDTYWSGTAPICLGGCKGKHKELKRSQCGNGSCCWLGYKSFCRVNCGRPEADFNSVVYGNDWWVGSVVRYRCRPGFLLLGDPASACQSDGRWTPKPTCLRICLRGRIEINERDITGTCSSSCSTQAHLGAFLNRGCIKISACVTKHSGWARWFLRCNICECDCHVPCASSG encoded by the exons ATGGGACTGggcctcctcttcctcaccgTGCTGGTCATGCTGGTCTTCTGCGAGGACCCGGAAG GAGACCTGGATACTTACTGGTCTGGCACAGCGCCCATCTGCTTGGGGGGCTGCAAGGGGAAGCACAAGGAGCTGAAGAGGAGCCAGTGTGGgaatggcagctgctgctggctgggctaCAAGTCCTTCTGCAGAG tgaACTGCGGGCGACCCGAAGCGGACTTCAACTCGGTGGTGTACGGCAACGACTGGTGGGTCGGCTCAGTGGTGCGGTACCGCTGCCGGCCCGggttcctgctgctgggggacccAGCCAGCGCCTGCCAGTCCGACGGCCGCTGGACCCCCAAGCCCACCTGCCTCC GGATCTGCCTGCGAGGTCGGATTGAGATCAACGAGCGGGACATTACCGGGACGTGCTCTTCATCTTGCAGCACCCAGGCCCACCTGGGAGCCTTCCTCAACCGTGGCTGCATCAAGATCTCGGCCTGTGTCACCAAGCACTCGGGCTGGGCACGCTGGTTCCTGCGCTGCAACATCTGCGAGTGCGACTGCCACGTCCCATGCG CTTCCTCCGGGTAG